A DNA window from Phaeobacter sp. A36a-5a contains the following coding sequences:
- a CDS encoding NlpC/P60 family protein, translating into MSGARGILRAELVAAARGWLGTPYVHQAARRGAGCDCLGLIRGVWREVYGQEPEAVPGYTMDWSEPQGEEALWQAALRHLSPRPLEDARAGDVILFRMRRGAVAKHIALQTETGAMPRFIHAYCGHGVVESALSQPWQRRIVARFSFPDVDADEVT; encoded by the coding sequence ATGAGCGGCGCGAGAGGGATATTGCGCGCCGAGCTGGTTGCTGCGGCGCGGGGCTGGCTGGGCACGCCCTATGTGCATCAGGCCGCCCGGCGCGGTGCTGGCTGCGATTGCCTCGGCCTGATCCGGGGGGTCTGGCGTGAGGTCTACGGCCAGGAGCCGGAGGCGGTGCCGGGTTATACGATGGACTGGTCCGAACCGCAGGGCGAGGAGGCGTTGTGGCAGGCGGCGCTGCGCCATCTCAGCCCCCGACCGCTGGAGGATGCGCGCGCCGGTGACGTGATCCTGTTTCGGATGCGCCGGGGGGCGGTGGCCAAACATATCGCGCTGCAAACTGAAACCGGCGCCATGCCGCGGTTCATCCATGCCTATTGCGGCCACGGTGTGGTCGAGAGCGCATTGAGCCAGCCGTGGCAACGGCGGATCGTGGCGCGGTTTTCCTTTCCTGATGTTGATGCTGATGAGGTGACGTGA
- a CDS encoding DUF2460 domain-containing protein, translating into MNFHEVRFPASLSFGSIGGPERRTDVVTLANGHEERNTPWAHSRRRYDAGLGLRGLEDIEALIAFFEARQGQMYGFRWKDWSDYKSARATQEVAFGDQVIGIGDGVQQVFQLSKTYRSGSFAYQRPITKPVAGSVRIGIEQDALQETVDYTLDSTLGTITLAHPPEAGLSVKAGFEFDVPVRFDTDRIQTSVASFQAGDVPNVPVVEVRV; encoded by the coding sequence ATGAATTTTCACGAGGTCAGATTTCCCGCATCGCTGAGCTTCGGCTCAATCGGCGGACCGGAGCGGCGCACCGATGTGGTGACGCTTGCCAACGGGCATGAGGAACGCAACACCCCCTGGGCGCATTCGCGTCGCCGCTATGATGCGGGGCTGGGCCTCAGGGGGCTTGAGGATATCGAGGCGCTGATTGCCTTTTTCGAGGCGCGGCAGGGCCAGATGTACGGTTTCCGCTGGAAGGATTGGTCCGACTACAAATCCGCCCGCGCCACGCAGGAGGTGGCGTTTGGGGATCAGGTGATCGGTATCGGCGACGGGGTGCAGCAGGTGTTCCAGCTGAGCAAGACCTATCGTTCCGGCAGCTTTGCCTATCAGCGTCCGATAACGAAACCGGTGGCGGGCAGCGTGCGCATCGGGATTGAGCAGGACGCTTTGCAGGAGACGGTAGACTACACGCTCGACAGCACCCTTGGCACCATCACGCTGGCGCATCCGCCAGAGGCGGGACTGTCGGTGAAGGCGGGGTTTGAGTTCGATGTGCCGGTGCGCTTTGACACCGATCGCATTCAGACCAGCGTGGCGTCCTTTCAGGCGGGCGACGTGCCCAATGTCCCAGTGGTGGAGGTGCGGGTCTGA
- a CDS encoding baseplate multidomain protein megatron, whose product MATILLSAAGAALGGSVGGAVAGLSSVAIGRALGATVGRAIDSRLLGAGSEPVETGRVERFRLTHASDGQPIAQVYGRMRVGGQVIWASQFRETSTTSGGGGKGGGRRQPKVTSYSYDVSLAVAVCAGEVASIGRVWADGEEVAPKDLNMTVYRGTMDQLPDPVIEAVEGTGEVPAYRGTAYVVMENLALERFGNRVPQFSFEVLRAEQPASSTYDLDLPQLVQGVALMPGTGEYALASTPVHYDHGPGQAKPANSHSPSGETDLVTSLTTLGEELPACGAASLIVSWFGNDLRCGVCSVKPKVERQHIEGANMPWSVAGLTRTEAELIARQDDRPIYGGTPTDASVIEAIRAMQAQGKRVMFYPFILMDQMAGNDLPDPWSGEPGQAHLPWRGRITLSLAPGQPGSPDGTAMARAEVQQFFGTATAADFTVADGSVTYSGPLEDWGLRRFILHNAALCAAAGGVEAFCISSEMRGLTQIRDEAGFPAVAELQALTQEVRQILGPDTKIGYAADWSEYWGYQSPEGNRYFHLDPLWADEQIDFIGIDNYMPLSDWREGEDHLDARAGAPGIHDLEYLRANIEGGEGYDWYYHSPEAEAAQIRTPITDGAYDEPWIWRYKDLRSWWSKPHHDRINGQRAALPTAWEPQSKPIWFTELGCAAIDKGTNQPNKFLDPKSSESKLPKFSNGQRDDMMQLAYLRALLGYWQEEGKNPVSEVYGGPMLDMSNAYVWAWDARPFPVFPNAVEVWSDGENYLRGHWLNGRVGQRTLASVLEEICAASGVAAIDVSDLPALVRGYAISDVGEARAALQPLLLRHGVDAIERDGLLRFRLRNGRQDAALDLAQLVEGQELDGVLEQTRAPEAELAGRMRLRFVEWGGRHDLRGEEAVLPDEATHAVSDNELPMALTRAEGRQVVERWLSEARMARDTLRLELPPSAMALGAGDVIRLPLAGAEAGPEVGSEAGAEVGSGAQARYRIDRVEQGAAQLIEAVRIEPENYHPAPVPEELPGVTAFAAPVPVLPLFMDLPLIGGDEVPHAPHLAVTAQPWPGSVALYGAQSDADYALEEVLAAASTIAITNTVLPAGAPGRWERGDDLEVDMISGQLQSRDRLAVLNGANLVAIGDGSPGNWELMQFGEAELIAPGRYLLRDRLRGQQGSDARMPVAWPKGSYVVALDGTPQQITLAANQRGLSRHYRIGTARRPYDDPSYVHLEAAFAGEGLRPYAPVHLRQTGVLGSGAVGLDWIRRSRIDGDRWDLAEIPLGEDLERYRLRILRGGEILREELLDAPGWSYSLAAQTADAVVPGDRIEVAQVSARYGAGAVTALRLV is encoded by the coding sequence ATGGCGACCATTCTTCTTTCTGCGGCGGGGGCGGCCCTTGGTGGCTCGGTTGGGGGGGCTGTGGCGGGTCTCTCCTCGGTAGCGATTGGCCGCGCACTTGGCGCCACCGTCGGACGCGCCATCGACAGCCGCCTGCTGGGCGCGGGCAGTGAGCCGGTGGAGACCGGCCGGGTGGAACGCTTTCGCCTGACCCATGCCAGCGATGGCCAGCCGATTGCGCAGGTTTATGGCCGGATGCGGGTGGGCGGGCAGGTGATCTGGGCGTCCCAGTTCCGCGAGACCTCCACCACCAGTGGCGGCGGCGGCAAGGGCGGCGGTCGGCGCCAGCCCAAGGTCACCAGCTACAGCTATGATGTCTCGCTGGCGGTGGCGGTCTGCGCCGGAGAGGTCGCCTCCATCGGGCGGGTCTGGGCTGATGGCGAGGAGGTCGCGCCCAAGGATCTGAACATGACCGTCTATCGCGGCACCATGGACCAGCTGCCCGATCCGGTGATCGAGGCGGTGGAGGGCACAGGCGAGGTGCCCGCCTATCGTGGCACCGCCTATGTGGTGATGGAGAACCTGGCGCTGGAGCGTTTTGGCAACCGGGTGCCGCAATTCTCGTTCGAGGTGCTGCGTGCCGAGCAACCGGCCTCCAGCACCTATGATCTGGATCTGCCGCAGCTGGTGCAGGGGGTTGCCCTGATGCCGGGGACCGGGGAATACGCGCTGGCCAGCACGCCGGTGCATTACGACCACGGGCCGGGACAGGCCAAACCCGCCAATTCGCACAGCCCCTCGGGGGAGACCGATCTGGTCACCTCGCTGACGACCCTTGGCGAGGAGCTGCCCGCCTGTGGCGCGGCCTCGCTGATTGTGTCGTGGTTTGGCAATGATCTGCGCTGCGGAGTGTGTAGCGTCAAACCGAAGGTGGAGCGCCAGCATATCGAGGGGGCGAATATGCCCTGGTCGGTGGCCGGGCTGACCCGGACGGAGGCCGAGCTGATCGCGCGGCAGGATGACAGACCCATATACGGCGGCACCCCCACCGATGCCTCGGTGATCGAGGCCATTCGCGCAATGCAGGCGCAGGGCAAGCGGGTGATGTTCTATCCGTTTATCCTGATGGATCAGATGGCGGGCAATGATCTGCCCGATCCCTGGAGCGGTGAGCCGGGTCAGGCGCATCTGCCCTGGCGCGGGCGGATCACCCTGTCGCTGGCACCCGGCCAGCCCGGCAGCCCCGATGGCACGGCTATGGCGCGGGCTGAGGTGCAGCAGTTCTTTGGCACGGCAACGGCGGCGGATTTCACCGTGGCTGACGGGAGCGTCACCTATAGCGGCCCGTTGGAGGATTGGGGGCTGCGGCGGTTTATCCTGCATAATGCCGCGCTTTGTGCCGCGGCGGGCGGGGTTGAGGCGTTCTGCATCAGCTCGGAGATGCGCGGATTGACCCAGATCCGCGATGAGGCAGGCTTTCCTGCGGTGGCAGAGCTGCAGGCGCTGACGCAGGAGGTGCGCCAGATCCTTGGGCCGGATACCAAGATCGGCTATGCCGCCGACTGGTCGGAATACTGGGGCTACCAGAGCCCGGAGGGGAACCGCTATTTCCACCTCGATCCGCTCTGGGCGGATGAGCAGATCGATTTCATCGGCATCGACAATTACATGCCGCTGTCCGACTGGCGCGAGGGGGAGGATCATCTGGACGCCCGGGCCGGGGCGCCGGGCATCCATGATCTTGAGTATCTGCGCGCCAATATCGAGGGCGGCGAGGGCTATGACTGGTATTACCACTCGCCCGAGGCCGAGGCGGCCCAGATCCGCACGCCGATCACCGATGGCGCCTATGATGAGCCGTGGATCTGGCGCTACAAGGATCTGCGCAGCTGGTGGTCCAAACCGCATCATGACCGGATCAACGGGCAACGTGCCGCGCTGCCCACCGCATGGGAGCCGCAGAGCAAACCGATCTGGTTCACCGAACTGGGCTGTGCCGCCATCGACAAGGGCACCAACCAGCCGAACAAGTTTCTGGATCCCAAAAGCTCGGAATCCAAACTGCCGAAATTCTCCAACGGGCAGCGCGATGACATGATGCAGCTGGCCTATCTGCGCGCGTTGCTGGGCTATTGGCAGGAGGAGGGGAAAAACCCCGTCTCCGAGGTCTATGGCGGCCCGATGCTGGATATGTCGAACGCCTATGTCTGGGCCTGGGACGCGCGCCCCTTTCCGGTGTTTCCCAATGCGGTGGAGGTCTGGAGCGACGGGGAGAATTACCTGCGCGGCCATTGGTTGAACGGACGGGTGGGGCAACGCACGCTGGCCTCGGTGCTGGAGGAGATCTGTGCCGCCTCGGGTGTTGCGGCGATTGATGTCAGTGACCTGCCTGCGCTGGTGCGCGGCTATGCGATCAGCGATGTCGGTGAGGCCCGCGCCGCGCTGCAACCGCTGTTGCTGCGCCACGGGGTGGATGCCATCGAACGCGATGGTCTGCTGCGGTTTCGCCTGCGCAATGGGCGACAGGACGCAGCGCTGGATCTGGCGCAACTGGTTGAGGGGCAGGAGCTGGACGGGGTGCTGGAACAGACCCGCGCGCCGGAGGCCGAGCTGGCCGGACGGATGCGGCTGCGCTTTGTCGAATGGGGCGGGCGCCATGATCTGCGCGGCGAGGAGGCGGTGCTGCCCGATGAGGCCACCCATGCGGTCAGCGACAATGAGCTGCCGATGGCGCTGACCCGCGCCGAGGGGCGGCAGGTGGTGGAACGCTGGCTGAGCGAGGCCCGTATGGCCCGCGACACCCTGCGGCTGGAGCTGCCGCCCTCCGCCATGGCGCTGGGCGCGGGCGATGTAATCCGCCTGCCGCTTGCCGGGGCAGAGGCAGGCCCGGAGGTAGGTTCAGAGGCGGGTGCGGAGGTCGGCAGCGGTGCGCAGGCCCGGTACCGGATCGACCGGGTCGAACAGGGCGCGGCGCAGCTGATCGAAGCGGTGCGGATCGAGCCGGAGAACTACCACCCGGCACCAGTGCCGGAGGAACTGCCCGGTGTCACCGCCTTTGCGGCACCGGTGCCGGTGCTGCCGCTGTTCATGGACCTGCCGCTGATTGGCGGCGATGAGGTTCCCCATGCGCCGCATCTGGCAGTGACGGCGCAGCCCTGGCCGGGGAGCGTTGCCCTATACGGCGCACAGAGTGATGCGGATTATGCACTGGAGGAGGTGCTGGCCGCCGCTTCAACCATTGCCATCACCAATACGGTGCTGCCTGCGGGCGCGCCAGGGCGCTGGGAGCGGGGCGACGATCTGGAAGTTGATATGATCTCTGGCCAATTGCAGAGCCGGGACCGGCTGGCGGTGCTGAATGGCGCCAATCTGGTGGCCATCGGCGATGGCAGCCCCGGCAATTGGGAGCTGATGCAATTTGGCGAGGCCGAGCTGATCGCGCCGGGGCGCTATCTGCTGCGCGACCGGCTGCGTGGGCAGCAGGGCAGCGATGCGCGGATGCCGGTGGCCTGGCCGAAGGGCTCTTATGTGGTGGCGCTGGATGGCACGCCGCAGCAGATCACACTGGCTGCCAATCAGCGTGGACTCAGCCGTCACTACCGTATCGGCACCGCCCGGCGCCCCTATGATGATCCGAGCTATGTGCATCTGGAGGCGGCCTTTGCCGGTGAAGGGCTGCGCCCCTATGCGCCGGTGCATCTGCGCCAGACAGGCGTGTTGGGCAGCGGCGCGGTCGGGCTGGACTGGATCCGCCGCAGCCGCATCGACGGCGACCGCTGGGATCTGGCGGAGATCCCGCTGGGCGAGGATCTGGAGCGCTACCGCCTGCGGATCCTGCGCGGCGGCGAGATCCTGCGCGAAGAATTGCTGGACGCTCCCGGCTGGAGCTATTCGCTGGCGGCCCAGACAGCGGATGCGGTGGTGCCGGGAGATCGTATCGAGGTGGCGCAGGTCTCGGCCCGCTACGGGGCTGGTGCGGTGACCGCACTGCGGC
- a CDS encoding DUF3168 domain-containing protein, translating into MTYALALPLQEALFQHLTNDPALTTALSGAIYDALPAGSLPQTYVTLGPEEVQDRSDRSGAGARHRVEITVYTDIAGFAGAKGIAASICDSLASASLSLTRGRLVGLWFDRASASRKPSGGREIRLRFTARLEDS; encoded by the coding sequence ATGACCTATGCCCTGGCCCTGCCGCTGCAGGAGGCGCTGTTTCAGCACCTGACCAATGACCCGGCGCTGACCACCGCGCTGAGCGGCGCCATCTATGACGCGCTGCCAGCAGGCAGCCTGCCGCAGACCTATGTGACCCTTGGCCCCGAGGAGGTGCAGGACCGCTCCGACCGCAGTGGTGCCGGCGCGCGCCACCGGGTGGAGATCACCGTCTATACCGATATTGCGGGCTTTGCCGGTGCGAAGGGCATTGCCGCCAGCATCTGCGACAGCCTCGCCAGCGCCTCGCTCAGCCTGACGCGCGGGCGACTGGTGGGCCTGTGGTTCGACCGCGCCAGCGCCAGCCGCAAACCCTCCGGCGGCCGCGAGATCCGCCTGCGCTTCACCGCGCGGCTGGAGGACAGCTGA
- a CDS encoding gene transfer agent family protein, producing the protein MTPSEQPAPAVNACAANPYAGEVLLAVNGDVLALKLTLGALAALETRLGTGSLIDLVTRFESGGFSAADVLALLAAGVQGGGHRLSEADLAVADIDGGPMQAARVAAQLLARSFALPGEAGAQPTGSVAP; encoded by the coding sequence ATGACCCCCTCGGAACAGCCAGCCCCGGCAGTTAACGCCTGTGCGGCCAATCCCTATGCCGGCGAGGTGCTGCTGGCGGTAAACGGCGATGTGCTGGCGTTAAAGCTCACCCTCGGGGCGCTGGCGGCGCTGGAAACGCGGCTCGGGACGGGATCGCTGATTGATCTGGTGACCCGGTTCGAAAGCGGCGGGTTCTCGGCGGCGGATGTGCTGGCGCTGCTGGCGGCGGGGGTGCAGGGCGGCGGCCACCGGCTCAGCGAGGCGGATCTGGCTGTTGCCGATATCGACGGTGGTCCGATGCAGGCCGCACGGGTCGCCGCACAGCTCCTGGCGCGCAGTTTTGCGCTGCCGGGAGAGGCGGGCGCGCAGCCGACCGGATCGGTGGCCCCATGA
- a CDS encoding phage tail tape measure protein, which yields MSDTGLNQLEQQGEALSDSLGDAAGMAATFDAELRRVRAAFAATGKDAETLERGMSKGLRRAFDGVVFDGMKLSDALDTMAQSMIQTTYSAAMKPVTSHIGGLLSDGVGKLMSGILPFADGAAFSQGRVMPFAKGGIVSGPVSFPMRGGTGLMGEAGPEAILPLTRGADGALGVRSQGGRATSVVMNIQTPDVQGFQRSQGQIAAQLSRALSRGNRNR from the coding sequence ATGAGTGACACAGGACTGAACCAGCTGGAACAGCAGGGCGAGGCGCTGAGCGACAGCCTTGGCGATGCGGCGGGCATGGCGGCCACATTCGATGCCGAACTGCGCCGGGTGCGCGCCGCCTTTGCCGCCACCGGCAAGGATGCCGAGACCCTGGAACGCGGTATGTCCAAGGGGCTGCGCCGCGCCTTTGACGGTGTTGTCTTTGACGGCATGAAGCTCTCGGATGCGCTGGATACCATGGCGCAGTCGATGATCCAGACCACCTATTCGGCGGCCATGAAACCGGTCACTTCCCATATTGGCGGGCTGCTGTCGGATGGGGTGGGCAAGCTGATGAGCGGCATTCTCCCCTTTGCCGATGGGGCGGCGTTTTCGCAAGGCCGGGTGATGCCCTTTGCCAAGGGGGGGATCGTCAGTGGCCCGGTGAGCTTTCCCATGCGCGGCGGCACCGGGCTGATGGGCGAGGCAGGCCCAGAGGCGATCCTGCCGCTGACCCGTGGCGCCGATGGTGCGCTTGGTGTGCGCAGCCAGGGCGGGCGGGCCACCTCGGTGGTGATGAATATCCAGACCCCCGATGTGCAGGGGTTCCAACGCAGTCAGGGCCAGATTGCCGCCCAGCTGAGCCGCGCGCTGTCGCGTGGCAATCGCAACCGCTGA
- a CDS encoding rcc01693 family protein — protein sequence MTRRQHSTDRQSTGLDWPALMRAGLAGLRLTPDQFWRLTPAELRLMLGQDSGVAPLGRAGLDQLMRAFPDPAAPRSPETGAVSDE from the coding sequence ATGACGCGCCGGCAGCACTCCACAGACAGACAGAGCACCGGCCTTGACTGGCCGGCGCTGATGCGGGCGGGGCTGGCGGGGCTGCGGCTCACGCCGGATCAGTTCTGGCGCCTCACCCCGGCGGAGCTGCGGCTGATGCTGGGGCAGGACAGCGGCGTTGCGCCGCTGGGACGGGCCGGGCTGGACCAGCTGATGCGCGCATTTCCCGATCCCGCCGCGCCGAGATCCCCAGAAACAGGAGCCGTAAGCGATGAGTGA
- a CDS encoding phage major tail protein, TP901-1 family — MSVQNGKDLLVKIDMTGDGQFETIAGLRATRISFNAESVDVTSLESQGGWRELLSGAGVRSANISGSGIFRDAGTDERARQLFFEGLTPAFQVIIPDFGIVEGPFQVTALEYAGSHNGEATYELALASAGALVFTAV; from the coding sequence ATGAGTGTTCAAAACGGCAAGGATCTATTGGTCAAGATCGACATGACCGGCGACGGTCAGTTCGAAACCATCGCGGGGCTGCGCGCCACGCGCATCAGCTTCAACGCCGAAAGCGTCGATGTCACCAGTCTGGAAAGCCAGGGCGGCTGGCGCGAGCTGCTGTCCGGCGCGGGGGTGCGCTCGGCCAATATCTCCGGCTCCGGCATCTTTCGCGATGCCGGGACGGATGAGCGGGCGCGCCAGCTGTTCTTTGAGGGGCTGACCCCCGCGTTTCAGGTGATCATCCCCGATTTTGGCATCGTCGAAGGCCCGTTTCAGGTCACCGCCCTGGAATATGCCGGCAGCCACAATGGCGAGGCCACCTATGAGCTTGCGCTCGCCAGCGCCGGCGCGCTGGTCTTCACCGCCGTCTGA
- a CDS encoding head-tail adaptor protein, with product MSRRTTSRPAARSTPRLNRCLALEDPRRTSDGAGGFLEAWQLLGHHWCEMRALSGRSTDHSGTSLSLQRYRITLRAHPTGSPARPRPDQRLRDGARIFRIDAVAEGDPDGRYLTCFATEETTA from the coding sequence ATGAGCCGCCGCACCACATCCCGCCCCGCTGCCCGCTCCACACCACGTCTCAACCGCTGTCTGGCGCTGGAGGATCCGCGCCGCACCTCGGATGGGGCTGGCGGGTTTCTTGAGGCATGGCAGTTGCTTGGCCACCATTGGTGCGAGATGCGTGCCCTCAGTGGCCGCAGCACCGATCACTCCGGCACCAGCCTGTCATTGCAACGCTACCGCATCACCCTGCGCGCCCATCCCACCGGTAGCCCGGCGCGGCCCCGGCCGGACCAGCGGCTGCGCGATGGTGCCCGGATCTTTCGCATTGATGCGGTGGCCGAAGGCGACCCTGACGGCCGCTACCTGACCTGTTTTGCCACCGAGGAGACCACCGCATGA
- a CDS encoding DUF2163 domain-containing protein, protein MAGVSEAFQSHVASGLTTLCRCWLVTRSDGVRFGFTDHDRDLRFESAAEGEAGLLFRAGTGLTARSLQQATGLAVDNTEALGALSDAAIREDEIEAGRFDGAEVRCWLVNWADVSVRWLQFRGSFGQIRRAGGAFEAELRGLTEALNQPMGRIYQKPCTAVLGDGACRFDMTTPGYTLELAAEEIREGQYFGFAALPGFEPNWFTSGRLTVMSGAAEGLWGWIKQDRQKVGRLGQDATAPDPNAEHRQLTLWEPLRAQIRPGDLLHLAAGCDKRLKTCRLRFNNGVNFQGFPDIPGEDWVMSVPRQSGNNTGGSRR, encoded by the coding sequence ATGGCGGGGGTAAGCGAGGCGTTTCAATCCCATGTGGCCAGCGGTCTGACCACGCTGTGTCGCTGCTGGCTGGTGACCCGCAGCGATGGCGTGCGGTTCGGCTTTACCGATCATGACCGCGACCTGCGGTTCGAAAGTGCCGCCGAGGGCGAGGCCGGTCTGCTGTTTCGCGCAGGCACCGGGCTGACCGCGCGCAGCCTGCAACAGGCCACCGGGCTGGCGGTCGACAATACCGAGGCGCTGGGTGCGCTGAGCGATGCCGCGATCCGCGAGGACGAGATCGAGGCCGGGCGCTTTGACGGCGCCGAGGTGCGCTGCTGGCTGGTGAACTGGGCCGATGTCTCGGTGCGCTGGTTGCAGTTTCGCGGCAGCTTTGGCCAGATCCGCCGTGCCGGTGGTGCCTTTGAGGCGGAGCTGCGCGGCCTGACGGAGGCGCTCAACCAGCCGATGGGGCGGATCTACCAGAAACCCTGCACGGCGGTTCTGGGCGATGGCGCCTGCCGCTTTGACATGACCACGCCGGGTTACACGCTGGAGCTGGCCGCCGAAGAGATCCGCGAGGGGCAGTATTTCGGATTTGCCGCCCTGCCGGGGTTTGAGCCGAACTGGTTCACCTCTGGCCGTCTCACGGTGATGAGCGGTGCGGCTGAGGGGTTGTGGGGCTGGATCAAGCAGGACCGCCAGAAGGTCGGGCGGCTGGGACAGGACGCCACCGCGCCGGATCCGAACGCAGAGCACCGCCAGCTGACCCTCTGGGAGCCGCTGCGGGCGCAGATCCGACCCGGCGATCTACTGCATCTGGCAGCGGGCTGCGACAAGCGGCTGAAGACCTGCCGGCTGAGGTTCAACAATGGCGTCAATTTTCAGGGCTTTCCCGATATCCCGGGCGAAGACTGGGTGATGAGCGTGCCGCGCCAGAGCGGCAATAACACCGGCGGCAGCCGCAGATGA